CTAATACATTAACTTTGAAATCTTGAGTTTCATTGATAAGCTCCATTGTAGCAGCTATTGAAGTATTAAAGTGGTAGTCATCTTCTATTGATTCTGTTACTTTTTTAATAGTTTGGTTAAGTTTGATTATTAATGCTTTATCCTCTCTACTTACAGCATTTAGATCAATTTCTCCAAACTCCATATTTTCTTTATGTTCAACTACAAGTCTCCAGATTTTAGTTAAGAATCTGTAAGCTCCTGCAAGTCCATTTTCATTCCATTCAAGTTCTTTTTCAGGTGGTGCTGCAAACATTATAAATAATCTTGTTGTATCAGCTCCATATTTATCTATCATCTCTTCTGGATCTACTCCATTATTTTTAGATTTAGACATTTTTTCTACTTTTACTGCTAATTCTTCTCCTGTTGCTTTAGAGTATGCCTTTTCTCCTTTTATCTCTACATCTTCAGCAAAAAGGAATCTGTTTTCATTAGCTGAGTAATATGATGGTCCTAATACCATTCCTTGAGTTAATAATCTTTTAAATGGTTCATTTGAAGAATGAAGTCCTAAATCTCTTAGCACTTTATGGAAGAATCTAGCATATAGAAGATGCATTACAGCATGTTCTATTCCTCCAATATATTGATCTACTGGTGCCCATGCATCTACTGCTTCTTTTGCAAATGGTAGATCTGTATTTTTAGGATCACAATATCTTAAGAAATACCAAGATGAGTCAACAAATGTATCCATAGTATCTGTATCTCTTCTTGCTGGTCCTCCACAAACTGGACAAACTGCATGTTTGAATTTTTCTGAAGTTTCTATCGGATTTCCATTTCCTGAGAATTGTACATCTTCTGGTAACATTACTGGTAAGTTTTCATCTTTTTCCATTACTGTTCCACATTTTTCACAATATAGTGCTGGAATTGGAGTTCCCCAATATCTTTGTCTTGAAACTCCCCAATCTTTTAATCTATATTTTACAGTTCTTTTTCCATATCCATGCTCTTCAACATATACAGCTATATCTGTAAGAGCCTTTTTAGATGAGATTCCATTGAATTCCCCAGAGTTTGTCATTACTCCAACCTCTGTGAAAGCTGCTGTCATCTCTGCTGGATTTAAAGCTATTTCTTGTTTAGTTTCTTTATCTAATGGATTAATTACAACTTTTAATGGTAGGTTATATTTTTTAGCAAAAGCAAAGTCTCTATCATCATGTGTAGGAACTGCCATTACTGCTCCAGTACCATAGTTCATAAGTACATAGTCAGCTATCCATAATTGAACTTTTTCTTTTGTAACTGGATTAATTACATGCCAACCTGTAAATACCCCTCTCTTTTCTCTTCCCTCTGCTGATCTTTCTATCAAGTCAGTATTTTTCATCTCTTGTACTGCTGTTTTAATTTCTGGATTTACTTTTAAAATCTCATCAACAATTGGATGCTCTGGTGCAACAACACAGTATGAAACTCCAAATATAGTATCTATTCTTGTTGTAAACATAGGTAAATCTTCACCAGTTTCAGCAACTGTAAATACTATCTCTGTTCCATAAGATTTTCCTATCCAGTTCTTTTGCATTGTAAGAACTTTTTCTGGCCATCCATCTTTAATCTCTTTATGCCCTTCTAATAATTCATCTGCATAATCAGTTATTTTAAAGAACCATTGTTCTAGCTCTTTTTGAATTACTGGAGTTTTACTATGTCTCCAGCACATTCCATCTTCAACTTGTTCATTAGCAAGAACTGTATTACATTCTGGACACCAGTTTACTAATGATTTCTTTTTATATATTAATCCTTTTTCATAAAGTCTTTTAAATATCCATTGGTTCCATCTGTAATATTCTGGAGTGTATGAAGCTATCTCTCTTTCCCAATCATATGAAAATCCTAGTTTTTTTAATTGTCTTTTCATATTTTCTATATTTGATTTTGTCCAGATAACAGGGTGTGCTCCATGTTGAATAGCAGCATTTTCTGCTGGCAGTCCAAAAGAGTCCCATCCCATTGGATGAAGAACATTATATCCTTTCATTCTTTTATATCTAGCTATAACGTCACCTATAGTATAGTTTCTAGCATGACCTACATGAAGTTTTCCAGAAGGATATGGCAACATTTCAAGAACATAATAGTTTTCTTTCCCATCAACTTTATTTTCTGTCTTGAATATATTTTCATTTTCCCATTTACCTTGCCACTTGGCTTCTACTTCTTTAAAATCGTACTCTCTCAAAAATCTCACCTCTATCATTTTCAATTATATTTCTCAATATATCACATTTAACTATCTATAACAATAGACAAACTACTATATTTTATTTTCTTGATACTCATTTATCCAAACTTCGCTTTTTCTTTTTATTCTTTGAAAACTATTATCAATAGTTTTTGGAGATTTTTGTAACTCCTGAGCAATCTCTCTATACGAATATCCCTTTATCATATATTTAAAAACCTCTTTTTCTAAGGTACTAAAATTCTTGTTCACAAAAGTTTTAAAATCATTTAATTTCTCTTTTGTTAAAAAAATCTCTTCAGGATCATAGTTAACATATGATTTAAGTCCCTTATTATATTCAATCTCTTTCCCACCATCATTTTCTATACAATTTCCTGATGCTAGATTAAGAGCTGTATTTTTCTGTGTATTTGAAGCTTTAATAGCTGTTATTATCTGACTTCTAATACATATCATTGCAAAAGTTTTAAAAGAAGATTTTCCTTTCTTATATGCTTTTAATGCTTTTAAAAGTCCAATAGTTCCCTCTTGTAAAAGATCTTCTTGCTCTGCTCCAACTATAAAATAGTTTTTTACATTTAGATAAATATAGTTTTTATACTCTTGTAAAATAAGGTTAATCGCCTCTTGATCTCCTGATTGTGCTTTATTTATCACTTCATCAGTTACTAATTCCATAGCCATATCAATGCTCACTTTCTTATAAGATCTTAGTTAAATGATTTAACTATTTCAGAAAGAATTATCCCTCCAGCAACTGATACATTTAAAGAGTTTATCTTTCCATACATAGGTATTTTTATAAGAACATCACAAGTTTCTTTAACTTTCTTTCTTATTCCATTTCCTTCACTACCTAGTACAAGAGCTGTTCTGCTTGGATATTTCTCTTTAGAATAATCTTTACTTCCTTCTCCCTCTGCTCCATAAACCCAATAATCTAATTTTTTAAGTTTATTTAAAGCTTCAGAGATATTAGTTACTTTTACTATATCAACATATTCAATAGCTCCAGTAGAAGTCTTTACTACTGTTTCATTTATTCTTACTGCATTTCTTTCAGGAATAATTATACCTTTAACTCCAAAAACTTCAGCACTTCTTATTAATGCTCCAAAATTTCTAGGATCTTGAATCTCATCTAAAACTAATACTATTGAATTTTCCATAGGAGCAATCTTCTCTAAAAATTCTCCAAAATCTACATAATAATCATACTCACTTATATATGCTGCTACTCCTTGAGAGTTTTCTATTCTCTTTTCAGTATAGAATATTTTAATATTTCTTTCAGATGCCAATCTTCTTATCTTATTAAGTTTTTCATCTTTATTCCCTTTAAATATCTCTATTTTCTCTATATTTTTTTCTTTATTTTGTAATACTTCTATTACAGGATTTACCCCTATAATTCTCTCCATTTTACCTCCATTAAATTTCAGTTTTTATTCTTTCTATATCTGCACCAAGTTCTTTTAATTTTAACTCTAAATTTTCATATCCTCTATCAACATGATAAATTCTATTTACAATACTTACTCCTTCAGCTTTTAAAGCAGCTAAAATTAAACATGCTCCAGCTCTTAAATCACTTGCCATTACTTCAGCTGATGAGAAATTCTCTACACCATTAATTGTAGCTGAGTTACTATTAATATCTATCTTAGCTCCCATTCTATTTAGTTCTGGCACATGCATAAATCTATTTTCAAAAACAGTTTCCTTTACTTCACTTGTTCCATTAATTAAGCACATTAAAGTCATTATTGGTGATTGTAAATCTGTTGGGAATCCAGGGTGAGGCATTGTTGTTACTTTAACAGGTTTCAGATCTGAAAGCTTAGATAAAACTTTTAGATTATTTCCATCTATTTGGAATTTTACTCCCATTTCATCTAGTTTCATTAAGAAACTTCCTATATGCTCTTTAATTACCCCTCTAACCTCAATTTTTCCATCAAACATAACAGATGCTATAATAAAAGTTCCTGCAACAATTCTATCTGGAATAATTGTATGTTCACATGGATATAGTTTTTCTACTCCCTCTATTACTAATTTACTTGTTCCTACCCCTGAGATTTTAGCTCCCATATCATTTAAGAAATTACATAGATCTTCTATCTCTGGTTCTCTTGCAGCATTTTCAAGAATAGTAGTTCCTTTAGCTTTTACTGCTGCCATTACTATATTTTCAGTAGCTCCAACACTTGGAAAATCTAAAATAATTATTCCACCTTTAAGCTCATCTGCAACTGCATCTACATAACCATGATCTATATTTAATTTTACCCCTAAAGACTCAAATCCCTTTAAATGTAAGTCAACAGGTCTCGCTCCTATTGCACACCCTCCTGGTAAAGAAACTTTAGCTCTCTTTTCATGGGCTAACATAGCTCCCATAACTAAAAATGATGCTCTCATCTTTTTTACAAGCTCATATCCTGCTACTAAATTAGTCAATCCCTCATTTACAATTTTATATGTGTGATTATCTAATTTTTCTATTTTTAATCCTAAACTTTCTAATAACTTTACTAAAGTTCTTATATCCATCAAATTAGGAACATTCTTTAAAATATAAGTTCCCTTTTCAATAAGAGTTGCAATCATTATTGGTAAGGCTGCATTTTTTGCTCCCTCTACCTCTAATACTCCTGAAATCTCTTTTCCACCTGTTACCTTAAATGCTTCTACCATTAGTTTTTCTCCCTTTCTACTTTACATATTGGACACTCTTTTCCAAATAATCTATCAAATAATGTAAGCTCTTCAAATTGATCTTTATATGTTGGCATCTTCTCTACAAGTAATTTATAATGCTTCTTGCAAAGTTTAGCTCCCAACTTTCTTATATACTCTTTATTCAAGCCTACTTTTTCAAATTTTTCTTCTAAATCTTCTACCACTATCTGTCTCTTATCATCATCAAATGCTTCTTTTGAAACTACTACAAGTCCAATATCTCCTTGAGTATCTAAAGCATCTACTAAAGTATATTGTAATCCTATTTTTTCAGCAGCCATTATGTATGGTTGTAAAGATTTTAAAGGAATATCCCTTCTCATTTTAACCCTTGCTGTTGTTTCTTTTTTCATCTCAACTATTACTTCTTGATAGATAATTCCAGACATTATTTGTTTATCTGTCAATGCAAGTATAATATTTTCTTTAAATTCATCAAGATAAAAACTTCTTTCAGCTGTTGCTTTTAAAAAATTCAATTTTGCCGCATTAGGTTTATCAATAATGTTATCATTCATATTATTCCTCCTCGACAGTTTCTTTTGCATTTAACTTGAATTATATCATATGATTCATATAAAAGTAAAAACATATCTTAAATTTATTCACGAAAAATTTTCTCTATATCTTTTTAATTTTTTTATTATTAAAAAAGTGTTATAATATTTTTATTAATTTATTTTAACTTCATGGAGGAACTTATGTATAAAATTAAGATAACTTTACTTTTCTTTATTTTGTCAATTTTATCTTTTTCAAAAGAATTTACAATACATTTTAATATCCCTAGTGGAAATATTAGATATTATAAAACTAATGATAAAACTTTTAAAACCTTTGATTTTTATAATTCAAAAGCAGCTTTTAACCTCGACGAAGAGATCTATACATTTCTATTTTTCAATAGGGAGTATGCACCTATTATAAAAGAGATAGATGTAAAAAAGACTCCTAATGAGATTTATATTGAATTTTCTAAAAAAGAAGATGTTATCATCAATGGAGTTGTAAAATCTAATGATAATAATGTTGGGGGAAGTGAGATACAATTTATTGATAACTTAAATAGAGGTTACTCAACTACCTCAGATTATCTAGGTAATTTTCAAATAAAACTTCCTAAGGGAAATTATAAAGTCAATGTTAATAAATTTGGATATACAACTAAAAAAAATAATCCTTTAGTTTATGAATTTACATCTTCAGCGAAACCCTATAATTTAACCATAAATTTAGATAAAATACCTAGTTTTGTTGAAGGTCGTGTAATTGATGAAAAGAGAAATCCTATTATCAATGCTCAAGTAACTATAAAAAATGGTGCTGAAACTTTCTACTTAAAAACTGACGAATATGGAAAATTTAAAAAAGAGGTTAGCTCAGGAATAGTAACTTTAATTTGTACTAAGCCAGGATTTTTTACAAATGGTAGTGTTAGAAAAATAGAGAGTGATTCATCTATTCCGAATTTAGAAATTGTTTTAACTAAAACTAAATTTAATATTCAAGGAATTGTTACTGATGGAGTAAAAGCTCTTCCTAAAATTTTAATTACTATACATGATGAAGATATTAATAAAATAACTTCTGTTACTTCAGATGAAAATGGATATTATGAATTTACAAACATTGAAGGGGATAAAGAGGTTTTTATCTCTGTAAACGATCCCAAATATAAAAGATTAAAAACAGATCTATTTAGGCTTGATAAAAATATCAGTAATTTTAATCTAATCTTAGAAGAAAAATAAAATATAACTCAAATTAAAAGAGGTTACTTCTCTAATCAAATTAGAAAGGTAACCTCTTATTTTTATCTATTAGTTACTAATTGAATAAATGTATACAATAGTTTTAAACCATAAAATACAATTACTGCTCCACATACAATATTTATTCCACGTAGTATCTTATCAGTAAATTTGCTACTAAAAACTGAAATAAAAGTTGTTATTCCTGTAAACCATAAACATGATGCAGATGTAACACCAGCAATAAATTTTAATCCTTCCTCTTTAGGAAGAGATGCTCTAAATGCCCCTAACATCATACTTCCATCAATTATAGCTTGAGGATTAAACCAAGTTACTACACAAGCAGTAGTTATTACTTTTAATATAGGTACATTCACATCTGTTGAACTATCCATACTTCCTTTAGATCTTAAAAGTCCTATTCCAATCCAGATAACTATAATACTTCCCACTAATAGTATTGCCAATTCTAGTAACTTTGATTTTTCCATTATTGTTCCTACCCCAAAAAAACAAGCTAAAGCTAAAGTTACATCAAAAAAAATAACTATTAGTGCTGTAAGATATGCTCTACTTCTCTTTTGAGTTAGAGCTGTATTAATTACAAAAAGATTTTGTAGCCCTATTGGAGCAACATAAGCTAGCCCCATAGTGATTCCCTGTAAAAAATATTTCATATTCCATACCCCTTAATTTTATATATTTTTATTTTTTAGTTTTAATACATATCTTTTGTAACTTCTAATGATGCTATTCCATTAAGTTCTAGTCCTGCAAAACAATCTTCAGGATTTTTTACACATTTTATCTTATAATAAGCTGCCTCAGCTATCATAGCTGCATTATCTGTACATAGTTTCATAGATGGATAATAAACACTTATTCCTAGCTTTTTAGCCTCTTCTGTTAATTGACTTCTCAACAATGAGTTAGCTGCAACCCCTCCAGCTAAAATAATAGTCTTAACATTTTTGTCCTTAGCTGCTTTCAATGTTTTCTTACATAAAATATCCACTACTTTTCCTAAAAATGAAGCTGCTAAATCCTCTTGTTTAAACTCTTCACCCTTCATCTTCATCTTATTTACAAAATTTATTACAGCAGTTTTAATTCCTGAAAAACTAAAGTCATACTCTCCAACTTTAGGCTC
This is a stretch of genomic DNA from Fusobacterium varium. It encodes these proteins:
- a CDS encoding leucine--tRNA ligase; its protein translation is MREYDFKEVEAKWQGKWENENIFKTENKVDGKENYYVLEMLPYPSGKLHVGHARNYTIGDVIARYKRMKGYNVLHPMGWDSFGLPAENAAIQHGAHPVIWTKSNIENMKRQLKKLGFSYDWEREIASYTPEYYRWNQWIFKRLYEKGLIYKKKSLVNWCPECNTVLANEQVEDGMCWRHSKTPVIQKELEQWFFKITDYADELLEGHKEIKDGWPEKVLTMQKNWIGKSYGTEIVFTVAETGEDLPMFTTRIDTIFGVSYCVVAPEHPIVDEILKVNPEIKTAVQEMKNTDLIERSAEGREKRGVFTGWHVINPVTKEKVQLWIADYVLMNYGTGAVMAVPTHDDRDFAFAKKYNLPLKVVINPLDKETKQEIALNPAEMTAAFTEVGVMTNSGEFNGISSKKALTDIAVYVEEHGYGKRTVKYRLKDWGVSRQRYWGTPIPALYCEKCGTVMEKDENLPVMLPEDVQFSGNGNPIETSEKFKHAVCPVCGGPARRDTDTMDTFVDSSWYFLRYCDPKNTDLPFAKEAVDAWAPVDQYIGGIEHAVMHLLYARFFHKVLRDLGLHSSNEPFKRLLTQGMVLGPSYYSANENRFLFAEDVEIKGEKAYSKATGEELAVKVEKMSKSKNNGVDPEEMIDKYGADTTRLFIMFAAPPEKELEWNENGLAGAYRFLTKIWRLVVEHKENMEFGEIDLNAVSREDKALIIKLNQTIKKVTESIEDDYHFNTSIAATMELINETQDFKVNVLEGGKATSESRKIFGEVVKNIVVMLSPFTPHFCDELWEEMGNTGYLFNEAWPEYKEELTKSSDVVIAVQVNGKVRGTVEVPRGTAIELVEKAALEIENVKKHMEGKTLMKVIVVPEKIVNIVVK
- a CDS encoding sigma-70 family RNA polymerase sigma factor, which gives rise to MELVTDEVINKAQSGDQEAINLILQEYKNYIYLNVKNYFIVGAEQEDLLQEGTIGLLKALKAYKKGKSSFKTFAMICIRSQIITAIKASNTQKNTALNLASGNCIENDGGKEIEYNKGLKSYVNYDPEEIFLTKEKLNDFKTFVNKNFSTLEKEVFKYMIKGYSYREIAQELQKSPKTIDNSFQRIKRKSEVWINEYQENKI
- the rlmB gene encoding 23S rRNA (guanosine(2251)-2'-O)-methyltransferase RlmB translates to MERIIGVNPVIEVLQNKEKNIEKIEIFKGNKDEKLNKIRRLASERNIKIFYTEKRIENSQGVAAYISEYDYYVDFGEFLEKIAPMENSIVLVLDEIQDPRNFGALIRSAEVFGVKGIIIPERNAVRINETVVKTSTGAIEYVDIVKVTNISEALNKLKKLDYWVYGAEGEGSKDYSKEKYPSRTALVLGSEGNGIRKKVKETCDVLIKIPMYGKINSLNVSVAGGIILSEIVKSFN
- the murA gene encoding UDP-N-acetylglucosamine 1-carboxyvinyltransferase; this encodes MVEAFKVTGGKEISGVLEVEGAKNAALPIMIATLIEKGTYILKNVPNLMDIRTLVKLLESLGLKIEKLDNHTYKIVNEGLTNLVAGYELVKKMRASFLVMGAMLAHEKRAKVSLPGGCAIGARPVDLHLKGFESLGVKLNIDHGYVDAVADELKGGIIILDFPSVGATENIVMAAVKAKGTTILENAAREPEIEDLCNFLNDMGAKISGVGTSKLVIEGVEKLYPCEHTIIPDRIVAGTFIIASVMFDGKIEVRGVIKEHIGSFLMKLDEMGVKFQIDGNNLKVLSKLSDLKPVKVTTMPHPGFPTDLQSPIMTLMCLINGTSEVKETVFENRFMHVPELNRMGAKIDINSNSATINGVENFSSAEVMASDLRAGACLILAALKAEGVSIVNRIYHVDRGYENLELKLKELGADIERIKTEI
- a CDS encoding DUF1694 domain-containing protein, with the protein product MNDNIIDKPNAAKLNFLKATAERSFYLDEFKENIILALTDKQIMSGIIYQEVIVEMKKETTARVKMRRDIPLKSLQPYIMAAEKIGLQYTLVDALDTQGDIGLVVVSKEAFDDDKRQIVVEDLEEKFEKVGLNKEYIRKLGAKLCKKHYKLLVEKMPTYKDQFEELTLFDRLFGKECPICKVEREKN
- a CDS encoding carboxypeptidase regulatory-like domain-containing protein — translated: MYKIKITLLFFILSILSFSKEFTIHFNIPSGNIRYYKTNDKTFKTFDFYNSKAAFNLDEEIYTFLFFNREYAPIIKEIDVKKTPNEIYIEFSKKEDVIINGVVKSNDNNVGGSEIQFIDNLNRGYSTTSDYLGNFQIKLPKGNYKVNVNKFGYTTKKNNPLVYEFTSSAKPYNLTINLDKIPSFVEGRVIDEKRNPIINAQVTIKNGAETFYLKTDEYGKFKKEVSSGIVTLICTKPGFFTNGSVRKIESDSSIPNLEIVLTKTKFNIQGIVTDGVKALPKILITIHDEDINKITSVTSDENGYYEFTNIEGDKEVFISVNDPKYKRLKTDLFRLDKNISNFNLILEEK
- a CDS encoding LysE family transporter; this translates as MKYFLQGITMGLAYVAPIGLQNLFVINTALTQKRSRAYLTALIVIFFDVTLALACFFGVGTIMEKSKLLELAILLVGSIIVIWIGIGLLRSKGSMDSSTDVNVPILKVITTACVVTWFNPQAIIDGSMMLGAFRASLPKEEGLKFIAGVTSASCLWFTGITTFISVFSSKFTDKILRGINIVCGAVIVFYGLKLLYTFIQLVTNR